Proteins from a single region of Phycisphaerae bacterium:
- a CDS encoding division plane positioning ATPase MipZ, translating into MANSKGGVGKSTLAVHLAAWLHEQGHRVTLADCDTQQSSSEWIREAIPDIKAVRLDNPDIILNELPILAQDADYVVADGPGSQTETSRALLLRGDLAIVPCKASMLEVRALAKATEVLRQAQDIRGGIPKAVIVLSMVGKNYRLTQDMKDAAAALSLPMATTAMTLRQIYADAPGQGSVVWNLGSRAREAAHEAEALFREILPDAVAPAARQAVKA; encoded by the coding sequence GTGGCGAATTCCAAAGGCGGTGTCGGGAAATCGACGCTCGCCGTTCACCTTGCCGCGTGGCTCCATGAGCAGGGCCATCGAGTGACGCTTGCCGACTGCGACACGCAGCAGTCATCTTCCGAATGGATACGCGAGGCGATACCGGACATCAAAGCCGTCCGCCTCGACAACCCCGACATCATCTTGAATGAACTGCCGATTCTTGCCCAGGATGCCGACTACGTCGTGGCCGATGGACCGGGCAGCCAGACCGAGACGAGCCGCGCGTTGTTGCTGCGCGGCGATCTTGCGATTGTTCCCTGCAAAGCCAGCATGTTAGAGGTCCGGGCGCTTGCTAAAGCGACCGAAGTCTTGCGCCAGGCCCAGGACATTCGCGGCGGAATCCCGAAGGCCGTGATCGTCCTCAGCATGGTCGGAAAGAACTACCGGCTGACGCAGGACATGAAGGATGCCGCCGCCGCACTGTCGCTGCCGATGGCAACGACGGCGATGACACTCCGCCAGATTTACGCCGACGCGCCGGGGCAGGGGTCCGTCGTATGGAATCTCGGCTCCCGCGCCCGCGAGGCGGCGCACGAGGCCGAAGCGCTCTTCCGCGAGATTCTGCCGGACGCCGTCGCGCCGGCAGCACGCCAGGCCGTGAAGGCATAG
- a CDS encoding tyrosine-type recombinase/integrase, whose product MSETSILLQPARELTPLDRVEVPVIVTEAGGNARFAYAEFFGDQIASDYTRRAYRHAVHRFLLWCEGEGLELARIPPGGVGHYIRTLTTCDGRPASKPTRKLHLAAIRKFFDTLVQRHAVAINPASTVRGPVVRNVTGKTPATDPAQARTLLHSIDTSDVIGLRDRTILAILMYTACRAGAVSKLRLRDFYSDGRQYYLRFDEKGGADRQIPCRHDLQGYIEEFIAAAPCGSDAPLFRAALGRTLKIGQRPLQAKDIHRMVKRRLKGAGLPSILTCHSFRATTATDLLEQGVPLEDVQELLGHADPRTTRLYDRRDRTVTRNVVERISI is encoded by the coding sequence TTGAGTGAAACTTCCATACTTCTTCAACCAGCTCGCGAGTTGACGCCCCTTGATCGCGTCGAGGTTCCCGTCATCGTCACCGAAGCTGGCGGCAACGCCCGCTTCGCCTACGCCGAATTCTTCGGCGACCAGATCGCCAGCGATTATACCCGCAGGGCCTATCGCCACGCCGTCCACCGTTTCCTGCTGTGGTGCGAGGGCGAAGGGCTTGAGCTTGCCCGTATCCCGCCGGGCGGCGTCGGCCACTACATCAGGACGCTGACGACCTGTGACGGCAGGCCGGCGTCGAAACCGACGCGCAAGCTCCACTTGGCCGCCATCCGCAAATTCTTCGACACCCTTGTGCAGCGACACGCCGTCGCGATAAATCCAGCATCAACGGTTCGCGGCCCGGTCGTGCGAAACGTCACTGGTAAGACGCCGGCGACCGACCCCGCCCAGGCCCGCACCTTGCTGCATTCCATCGACACGTCCGACGTGATCGGTCTGCGCGATCGTACAATTCTCGCCATCTTAATGTACACGGCCTGCCGGGCCGGCGCGGTCTCGAAGCTGCGGCTTCGCGACTTCTACTCCGACGGCCGTCAGTACTACCTGCGATTCGACGAGAAGGGTGGCGCGGATCGGCAGATTCCGTGCCGGCATGACTTGCAGGGCTACATCGAGGAGTTCATCGCGGCCGCGCCCTGCGGCTCTGACGCGCCGCTCTTTCGCGCCGCGCTCGGCCGGACGCTCAAAATCGGCCAGCGTCCGCTTCAGGCTAAGGACATCCATCGCATGGTCAAACGCCGGCTAAAAGGCGCCGGGCTTCCTTCAATCCTCACTTGTCATAGTTTCCGTGCGACGACAGCGACAGATTTGCTTGAACAGGGCGTCCCGCTGGAGGACGTGCAGGAACTGCTCGGTCACGCCGATCCCCGCACGACGCGGCTCTACGATCGTCGGGATCGCACCGTAACACGGAACGTCGTCGAAAGGATTTCCATTTGA
- the mobF gene encoding MobF family relaxase yields the protein MLRINQNTAPDGAKSYYSTADYYSEGQELTGHWRGEGAKRLGLSGAVEQKDWDALCDNIDPNTGNALTPRQNYGRRVGYDFNFHVPKSVSVLYGLTKDERILEAFRESVDATMHDIETEMKTRVRLAGRNEDRTTGNMVWGEFIHTTARPVDGVPDPHLHAHCFVFNTTWDGIEERWKAGQFAGLKRDAPFFEAVFHSRLARRMEELGLPVQRTRHGWELAGVPKAALSKFSRRTALIEEQARERGITDAETKGELGAKTRERKRKDLTFDELGREWKSRLTPEELAALEGIKARVGMDSIAEDDRAAGDAVAKAIEHSFERSSVLSERKLVTAALKRSYGAASARTVLQKLGGANLVRGERDGEQLVTTGDVVAEERRIIDFARQGRGTCRKLGKGEHVFTREWLNADQRSAVLHVLNSPDRVMLIRGGAGTGKTSMMSEAVEAIEKSGKHVFTFAPSADASRGVLRDQGFADAETVARLLVDGELQARARGQVLWIDEAGLLGTKTMGHVFELAKQIDARVILSGDRRQHGSVERGAALRLLEEQAGLVPAEIREIQRQSGAYKEAVKSLSQGRTEEGLHALDRLGWVREVTDTDRYKMMAEDYVATLKKGKTALVVSPTHREGDWITDEIRSKLKQTKRLSGRERQVLTLHNTHYTEAERGDPINLEAGDVLEFHQNAKGYGKGERVIIGDEPPPMDEAAKYTLYKPGLMPIAPGELIRITRNGKTADGLHRLNNGATYTVKGFDGNGNIILANGWRVAKDYGHLKHGYVVTSHAAQSRTVQRVLIGESATSLPAASREQFYVSVSRGRERATIYTDDKAALKAAVSRSDARLSATELVNDRSTRQRAMTMERLEQLHPAVATSEAQRQQERQDYER from the coding sequence ATGCTTCGCATCAATCAGAACACCGCGCCCGATGGCGCGAAGAGCTACTATTCGACCGCCGACTATTACTCGGAAGGTCAGGAGCTTACCGGGCACTGGCGCGGAGAAGGGGCGAAGCGCCTTGGGCTGTCCGGCGCAGTCGAGCAAAAAGACTGGGATGCGCTCTGCGACAACATCGACCCGAATACCGGCAACGCACTGACGCCGCGGCAGAATTACGGGCGGCGCGTCGGGTACGACTTCAACTTCCACGTGCCGAAAAGCGTGTCGGTGCTCTACGGTCTCACGAAAGACGAGCGAATCCTCGAAGCGTTCCGCGAGTCGGTCGATGCGACCATGCACGACATCGAAACGGAAATGAAAACCCGCGTGCGGCTTGCCGGCAGGAACGAGGACCGCACGACCGGCAACATGGTGTGGGGAGAGTTCATCCACACGACGGCGCGGCCGGTGGACGGCGTGCCGGACCCGCACCTGCACGCGCACTGCTTCGTGTTCAACACGACCTGGGACGGCATCGAAGAGCGGTGGAAGGCGGGCCAGTTCGCGGGCCTCAAGCGGGATGCGCCGTTCTTCGAGGCGGTGTTTCATTCGCGGCTGGCGCGGCGCATGGAGGAACTGGGCCTTCCCGTGCAACGGACTCGGCACGGCTGGGAGCTGGCCGGCGTGCCGAAGGCGGCGCTTTCCAAGTTCTCGCGGCGAACGGCGCTCATCGAAGAACAGGCGCGGGAGAGGGGCATCACCGATGCCGAAACCAAAGGCGAGCTTGGGGCGAAGACTCGCGAGCGCAAGCGCAAGGATCTGACCTTCGATGAACTCGGCCGCGAATGGAAGTCGCGGCTCACGCCGGAGGAACTGGCGGCGCTTGAAGGGATCAAGGCACGCGTTGGGATGGACAGCATCGCGGAGGATGACCGCGCCGCGGGCGACGCCGTCGCCAAAGCAATCGAGCATTCCTTCGAGCGCAGCTCGGTGCTGTCTGAACGCAAACTCGTGACGGCGGCGCTCAAACGCTCGTACGGCGCGGCCTCGGCCAGGACCGTCCTGCAGAAGCTCGGCGGCGCGAACCTGGTGCGCGGCGAACGTGACGGGGAGCAGCTCGTCACGACCGGCGACGTGGTCGCCGAAGAGCGGCGCATTATCGACTTCGCGCGTCAGGGCAGGGGCACTTGCCGCAAGCTCGGCAAGGGCGAGCACGTCTTCACGCGCGAATGGCTCAACGCCGACCAGCGAAGCGCCGTGCTGCACGTCCTCAACTCGCCCGACCGCGTCATGCTCATTCGCGGCGGCGCGGGCACCGGCAAGACTTCGATGATGTCGGAAGCCGTTGAAGCGATTGAGAAAAGCGGCAAACACGTCTTCACGTTTGCGCCTTCGGCCGACGCCAGCCGCGGCGTGCTCAGGGATCAGGGCTTCGCCGACGCGGAAACCGTGGCGCGGCTGCTCGTCGATGGCGAGTTGCAGGCGCGGGCCAGGGGGCAGGTGCTGTGGATCGACGAGGCGGGACTTCTCGGTACAAAGACAATGGGCCATGTGTTTGAACTTGCGAAGCAAATCGACGCCCGCGTGATTCTATCCGGGGACCGAAGGCAGCACGGGTCGGTCGAGCGCGGCGCGGCACTCCGGCTGCTCGAAGAACAGGCCGGCTTGGTGCCGGCGGAAATCCGCGAGATTCAGCGGCAGAGCGGCGCCTACAAGGAAGCGGTCAAGTCGCTGTCGCAGGGCCGGACGGAAGAGGGGCTTCATGCGCTCGACCGGCTGGGTTGGGTGCGCGAAGTCACGGATACCGATCGATACAAGATGATGGCAGAGGATTACGTCGCGACGCTGAAGAAGGGCAAGACAGCGCTCGTCGTAAGCCCGACGCACCGCGAGGGCGACTGGATCACCGATGAAATCCGCTCGAAGCTCAAGCAGACCAAGCGTCTGTCCGGCCGCGAGCGGCAGGTGCTGACGCTCCACAACACCCACTACACCGAAGCCGAGCGTGGCGACCCGATCAATCTCGAAGCCGGCGACGTGCTGGAGTTCCACCAGAACGCGAAGGGTTATGGCAAGGGCGAGCGCGTCATAATCGGCGATGAACCGCCGCCGATGGACGAAGCCGCAAAATACACGCTTTACAAACCCGGGCTGATGCCGATCGCACCGGGCGAGCTGATCCGCATTACGCGGAACGGAAAGACTGCCGACGGTCTGCACAGGCTCAACAACGGCGCGACCTACACGGTGAAGGGCTTCGACGGAAACGGAAATATCATCCTCGCGAACGGATGGAGGGTTGCGAAGGACTACGGGCATCTGAAGCATGGGTATGTTGTGACGAGCCATGCTGCACAGTCGCGCACGGTCCAGCGCGTCCTGATCGGCGAATCGGCGACCAGTCTCCCGGCGGCGTCCCGCGAGCAATTCTACGTCTCCGTCTCCCGCGGCCGCGAGCGGGCGACGATCTACACCGACGATAAGGCGGCGCTCAAGGCGGCGGTCAGCCGCTCGGACGCGCGGCTGTCGGCCACGGAACTGGTGAACGACCGCTCAACGAGGCAGCGTGCGATGACGATGGAGCGGCTGGAGCAACTGCATCCGGCCGTCGCCACAAGCGAAGCACAGCGGCAACAGGAAAGGCAGGATTATGAGCGGTAA
- a CDS encoding replication/maintenance protein RepL, whose protein sequence is MRQIAALPDNQVSTKRGFPVYRTNPSVPTTNGITTRTKRFQVPGGRGSVIVDNSSGEIKGIGGMGFWWEEEVDSSRFVKMFLDGIKQAADLSKTGLQVFELVYHEMRANPGSDEIKLNQYVAKDHGISDRTYQRGVRELLEKEFLYRSPSDGVFFVNIRFMFNGDRLAFVRTYHLKGASRQQELQLGDTAALPSPVTEAADAPVIVGPVIDGDQDR, encoded by the coding sequence GTGCGACAGATTGCGGCCCTGCCGGATAACCAGGTGAGCACCAAGCGTGGATTCCCGGTCTACCGGACGAATCCAAGTGTGCCGACGACCAATGGCATCACGACTCGGACCAAACGGTTTCAGGTGCCGGGTGGCAGGGGTTCGGTCATCGTTGATAACAGTAGCGGCGAGATCAAAGGCATCGGCGGCATGGGCTTCTGGTGGGAAGAGGAAGTGGACAGCAGCCGATTCGTAAAGATGTTCCTCGATGGCATCAAGCAAGCGGCGGACCTGTCGAAGACTGGTTTGCAGGTGTTCGAACTCGTCTATCACGAAATGCGCGCCAATCCGGGATCTGATGAAATCAAGCTGAATCAGTACGTCGCCAAGGATCACGGGATCAGCGATCGCACCTATCAGCGGGGTGTGCGGGAACTTCTTGAAAAGGAATTCCTGTACCGCAGCCCTTCCGACGGCGTGTTCTTCGTCAACATCCGCTTCATGTTCAATGGGGACCGGCTCGCATTCGTGCGGACATATCATCTGAAGGGTGCGAGTCGGCAACAGGAGCTTCAACTCGGGGATACGGCCGCCCTGCCCTCGCCTGTTACGGAAGCTGCGGATGCGCCTGTCATCGTGGGTCCTGTGATCGACGGCGATCAAGACAGGTAG